ctttaaatttttggatatttttcacaaattatataataatcttgcaaaaaagaaaaaagagtcaatgcccgatctctgaatataagcaggtttgggccaggttagtacatggatgggagactgcctgggaataccaggtgctttaaatttttggatatttttcacgaattatataataatcttgcaaaaaaaaaaaaagagtcaatgcccgatctctgaatataagcaggtttgggccaggttagtacatggatgggagacagcctgggaataccaggtgctttaaatttttggatatttttcacgaattatataataattttgcaaaaaaaaaaaaaaaaagagacaatgcccaatctctgaatcttagcaggtttaggtatggttagtacttggttgaaagaccgcctaggaataccaggtgcttaaagcttttggaattttttcacttagtatataataaatttggcaaaaaatagagtcaatgccgatctctaaattttagcaggtttaggtctggttagtacttggatgagagaccgcctaggaatactagttgctttaagcttttgggttttctttcctacttatataatgtactggcgagtagattggctgatctttaaatagcattctctttgcagcagtcttcgcttacggccataccaacctggcggcGCCAGTGAGCCAACAGGAAGTGATAGTCTTGCAGCACAGAGAGAAAGGCTCaatcctgtttgtttatttgaattgtttgtttctaaatattttgGCTTTCAGATTTTTGCTTGGGATATTAGTTGCTGGATAGTCAGTGTTGACCTCCATAAATCCCCCTGGCAGCTTAGGCTGTCTGGGGGACTTTTTTTGACGTTTTTTGACTTATTTTTCCTTGTAGCATGCTGCAGAAGCACAGCATGGCGTCAGATAAAGAAAGAGAACAAACCATGATGAGAAAAGGTAGCAATGGGAGGAATGAAGAGGAGGAGCAAAGAAGAGGTAAAGTCAAACAAGCAGAGATCCAAAAGCAACAAGAGATAAGTAAAGTCACAGGGAATTTGTgggaagagggagaagaaaatAGCAGAGGAGTGCAAGGAAAATCAAAATGGAAGTACAGCAAAGAGCTGACTGTGGAGGTAGAGGTGGATGGAACAGAAAAGATTTCAATGATGGATTTGCTGAAGGAAGTAAAGAAGGAGTGTGGAGAAGTGATTGGCTGCAGGGTGAGAGGTGAAAGGGTCTATGAGCTCACAATGAAAGATGAAGAGGCAAAGAGGAAACTAATGGATGGAGTGAGAGTGAAAGGAGTGATGGTGCATGCCAgggatataataaataatgatatggTGGTGTCCTTTATCAATTTGCCTCTGTACTTAGAGGATGAGAAGATACTCGCCAAGCTACAGGAGTGGGGAGTACGACCACTTTCACCAATCAAACGCCGGGTGTGGCCTGGAACGGATACAGTTGATGGGACACGTTTCTTAAAAGTTCGCTTCACGGAACAGGTATGTTCACTACCATACTCCACAAAATTTGAGACTCTGAGAGGCACCGAATTTTTTCGTGTCATCCATGATAGACAAATACGTGTTTGTAGACTTTGCATCAAGCCAGGGCACATAATCAGAGAGTGCCCTGAATTAAAGTGCTTCAAGTGCAATGGTGGAGGCCATTATGCAAGAGATTGTGAAGAATGGATgggattagagagagagagagtggatagTCAAAAATATGATGAAAGGAGGAATAGTGTTCTGACAGAGGTGCAAGAGGAGGGAACAACTGATGTGGTGAGCGGTGGAGAGAAAGACGGAGCTGAAGATAGTGAAAGAAGAAGCAAAATGGAATGGCGAGGCAGACCTGAAAGTTACAGTGAAGCAGAAGATGGGGAGGAGGAGATGGAGCAGTCGGAAGAGATCGAGGAAGAGGAGGACACAGATGAAAGTAATGTGAAAGAAAGAGGtaaagaagaggaaaagaaaaatacTGCACAAGAACTGATAGAAAGCAGAGGTggaaaaaagagagacagagaaagtaaAGAGGGActgaaaacaaagattaaaagACTGAGTGCAAAGAGGAAGTCTGAGATGGACGGAGAACAGGTTGAGCAGATAAAAGAACCACGAGCGGTTATGTGACAAAACTGGGGTGTCGAAGTTGAGACCGAGGAGGAATGGgggaaattgtttttgtttggaaCTTTCGGGAAAAGGAAAATAACtgatatttgtttaattaattttgttctgaGTCATGCCAGACTAGAAGTAGTTCTAAGAAGGAACTATAAATATTTTGAAgggagaaaaataaaagtaaaagattaATGTCAATGATACAAAGAGGGTTGATTTGTAAGTATGACGATAAAGAAGGGAAAGAGTTATTTTTTGACTATGAATAGGTTCATACATCAAAAGGTGGGGGAAGAAATACGTTTCAATTGGTAAAGAGTTATAATCTGGTTGAGAATGGCTGATGTCAAATGAGTAATTGtaaacatatatgtgtgtgtactttatttatgttctttctttttattgctGTATGATTATGCAAAATTAAGTAGTTCAGTTGAAAAACGATTCATACAAATGTATTGAAATGTAAGTAAATTGGATGGAATGATGCAATTGAAAAACTGTGAattgaaagttaaataaaaagaaaaaaaaaaaaaaaaaaaggctatgcccgatctcgtctgatctcggaagttaagcaggtttgggcctggttagtacttggatgggagaccgcctgggaataccaggtactgtaagctttttggaaatttttcacttagtatataataattttgccaaaaaatagagtcaatgcccgatctctgaatataagcaggtttgggccaggttagtacatggatgggagactgcctgggaataccaggtgctttaaatttttggatattttttttacgaattatataataatcttgcaaaaaaagaaaaaagagtcaatgcccgatctctgaattttagcaggtttaggtctagttagtacttggatgagagaccgcctaggaatactaggtgctttaagcttttgggttttctttcctacttatataatgtactggcgagtagattggctgatctttaaatagcattctctttgcagcagtctttacttacggccataccagcctggctatgcccgaactcgtctgatctcggaagctaagcaggtttgggcctggttagtacttggatgggagaccgcctgggaataccaggtgctgtaagcattttggaaatttttgacttagtatgtaataattttgtcaaaaaatagagtcaatgcccgatctctgaatataagcagtttaagccaggttagtacatggatgggagactgcctgggaataccaggtgctttaaatttttggaattttttcacttagtatataataaatttggcaaaaaatagagtcaatgcccgatctctgaatataagcaggtttaagccaggttagtacatggatgggagactgcctgggaataccaggtgctttaaatttttggatatttttcacaaattatataataatcttgcaaaaaagaaaaaagagtcaatgcccgatctctgaatataagcaggtttgggccaggttagtacatggatgggagactgcctgggaataccaggtgctttaaatttttggatatttttcacgaattatataataatcttgcaaaaaaaaaaaaaaaaaaaaagagtcaatgcccgatctgtgaatcttagcaggtttaagtctggttagtacttggttgaaagaccgcctaggaataccaggtgcttaaagcttttggaattttttcacttagtatataataaatttggcaaaaaatagagtcaatgcccgatctctaaattttagcaggtttaggtctggttagttcttggatgagagaccgcctaggaatagcaggtgctttaagcttttgggttttctttcctacttata
This genomic window from Carassius auratus strain Wakin unplaced genomic scaffold, ASM336829v1 scaf_tig00042977, whole genome shotgun sequence contains:
- the LOC113086220 gene encoding uncharacterized protein LOC113086220; translation: MLQKHSMASDKEREQTMMRKGSNGRNEEEEQRREDEKILAKLQEWGVRPLSPIKRRVWPGTDTVDGTRFLKVRFTEQVCSLPYSTKFETLRGTEFFRVIHDRQIRVCRLCIKPGHIIRECPELKCFKCNGGGHYARDCEEWMGLERERVDSQKYDERRNSVLTEVQEEGTTDVVSGGEKDGAEDSERRSKMEWRGRPESYSEAEDGEEEMEQSEEIEEEEDTDESNVKERGKEEEKKNTAQELIESRGGKKRDRESKEGLKTKIKRLSAKRKSEMDGEQVEQIKEPRAVM